Proteins from a genomic interval of Cupriavidus sp. P-10:
- a CDS encoding DNA-binding protein, translating into MPAADLDLTDAALQADLTELRSRFPETRALYREVCGLLFFRYGVTPTANKLYSLVRKGSMGTPAEVLQAFWQELRGRARVTIDHPDLPEALKDIAAGAVQTIWQAANEAATGELATLRAEARHATSVAEAERDAARAETAAAREEVAALSAQLAEARDAHDAVQAELVAERQAHAATQARLDAGRAELEAAGRQLAELRTQFSTELERAREAVTLAQERAEASERRSLRELDQERTARQKSERTAEDLRAELAAARSEARDAAVAQAEGRAKLEAQGVALAERLAATEQAQRKAAGDLDTVQAELAAAQRRAERAEAEAALARQLLATLRVAPRERDGGGGGGRRRKGGSSAATAPEEQGDGQGEAQQDEQGEEQGDEPGAALPNKRDEGNDSSDGSDDSKD; encoded by the coding sequence ATGCCCGCTGCCGACCTGGATCTGACCGACGCCGCGCTGCAAGCGGATCTCACCGAGCTGCGCAGCCGCTTTCCCGAGACTCGCGCGCTCTACCGCGAGGTCTGCGGCCTGCTGTTCTTTCGCTACGGCGTCACGCCCACGGCCAACAAGCTCTACAGCCTGGTGCGCAAGGGCAGCATGGGCACGCCTGCCGAGGTGTTGCAGGCGTTCTGGCAGGAGCTGCGCGGGCGCGCGCGCGTGACCATCGACCATCCCGACTTGCCGGAGGCGTTGAAGGACATCGCGGCGGGGGCGGTGCAGACCATCTGGCAGGCGGCCAACGAGGCCGCCACCGGCGAGCTGGCCACGCTGCGCGCCGAGGCTCGCCATGCGACCAGCGTCGCCGAGGCCGAGCGCGACGCCGCGCGGGCCGAGACCGCGGCGGCGCGGGAGGAGGTGGCCGCCCTCTCAGCGCAGTTGGCCGAGGCGCGCGACGCGCACGACGCCGTGCAGGCGGAGCTGGTCGCGGAGCGGCAGGCGCACGCGGCGACCCAGGCCCGGCTGGATGCGGGGCGGGCGGAACTGGAGGCCGCGGGTAGGCAGCTGGCGGAGTTGCGCACCCAATTCTCGACGGAGCTGGAGCGGGCGCGCGAGGCCGTGACGCTCGCGCAGGAACGGGCGGAAGCCAGCGAGCGGCGCAGCCTGCGCGAACTGGACCAGGAGCGCACCGCGCGCCAGAAGAGCGAGCGCACGGCCGAAGACCTGCGCGCCGAACTGGCGGCGGCACGCAGCGAGGCGCGCGATGCGGCGGTGGCGCAGGCGGAGGGCCGCGCGAAGCTGGAAGCGCAGGGCGTGGCGCTGGCCGAGCGGCTCGCGGCCACCGAGCAGGCGCAGCGCAAGGCGGCGGGCGACCTGGACACCGTGCAGGCGGAACTCGCCGCGGCGCAGCGCCGGGCCGAGCGGGCCGAAGCGGAAGCGGCGCTCGCGCGCCAGTTGCTGGCCACCCTGCGCGTCGCGCCGCGCGAACGCGACGGCGGTGGCGGTGGTGGAAGGCGGCGCAAGGGCGGCAGTTCGGCGGCGACCGCGCCGGAAGAGCAGGGCGACGGTCAGGGGGAAGCTCAGCAGGATGAGCAGGGCGAAGAACAGGGCGACGAGCCGGGGGCGGCGCTACCCAATAAACGGGACGAAGGCAACGACAGCAGTGACGGCAGCGATGACAGCAAAGACTGA
- a CDS encoding Bug family tripartite tricarboxylate transporter substrate binding protein — MLSLINRAFRAAALALVGMAITSGPLQAQGKYPNRPIKMFVGFSAGSATDIVARVVAQYLSERLGQSIVVENKTGVGGSLAAEAVARSAPDGYTLLTVSSAIAVNPAVYPNLSFDVEKDLTPIALVGRLPTVLLVRNDFPAKTLSELLSYARSHPKKINYGSSGVGGSSHLATEYLATLTNTSFTHVPYRGNSQAVAALFGGEIDMVTDTILLAAPNIQARRVRALAISSQSRSPLAPEVPTFAEAGLKGYDGSLFFGLMGPKGMPSEIVQRINREVNDLLKNSPELKERLQSAGGLELVGGSPDQFRVTLHKEVLQWRSVVKNANVTVNQ, encoded by the coding sequence ATGCTGTCATTGATCAATCGCGCTTTTCGGGCGGCCGCTTTGGCCCTTGTCGGGATGGCCATCACCAGTGGACCGTTGCAAGCGCAAGGCAAGTATCCGAATCGGCCGATCAAGATGTTTGTCGGCTTCTCCGCTGGTAGCGCTACCGACATCGTGGCGCGCGTGGTGGCCCAATACCTGTCGGAACGGCTCGGGCAATCGATCGTTGTCGAGAACAAGACAGGCGTGGGTGGCAGCCTCGCGGCAGAAGCCGTTGCCCGCTCCGCACCAGACGGCTACACCCTGCTGACCGTGTCGAGCGCGATCGCTGTCAACCCTGCGGTGTATCCAAACCTCTCGTTCGACGTTGAAAAAGATCTCACGCCGATTGCATTGGTCGGCCGACTGCCTACCGTATTGCTGGTCCGGAATGACTTCCCGGCCAAAACGCTGAGCGAGCTTTTGTCATACGCACGTAGCCATCCCAAAAAGATCAACTACGGCTCCTCCGGCGTGGGCGGCTCATCACATCTGGCCACCGAATATCTCGCGACACTCACCAACACATCGTTCACGCATGTACCGTACCGCGGCAATTCGCAGGCTGTCGCTGCGTTGTTCGGGGGCGAGATCGACATGGTGACCGACACCATCCTGCTCGCTGCACCCAACATCCAGGCTCGTCGTGTCCGCGCGCTGGCCATCTCCAGCCAATCGCGCTCGCCGTTGGCACCCGAAGTGCCTACCTTTGCCGAGGCTGGCCTAAAGGGCTACGACGGCAGCTTGTTCTTTGGACTGATGGGGCCGAAGGGAATGCCTTCGGAGATCGTTCAGCGGATTAACCGCGAAGTGAATGACTTGCTGAAAAACTCGCCTGAACTGAAAGAGCGCCTGCAATCGGCGGGGGGCCTGGAACTCGTTGGCGGAAGTCCGGACCAGTTCCGCGTCACCCTGCACAAGGAAGTGCTCCAGTGGCGCAGCGTCGTGAAGAACGCCAATGTGACCGTCAACCAATGA
- a CDS encoding CaiB/BaiF CoA transferase family protein, with product MTPNQRIQPLSGYTVIELGSTVAGPFCGRLLADFGATVIKVEVAEGDALRSMGSHKDGVSLYALSMFRNKELISVDLRTEEGQSLLRQLINKADFVVENFRPGTMERWGLAYESLSASNPGLIMVRISGYGQDGPYSLQPGYGVIGEAISGLRSITGDPDRPPARVATSLSDYLTGLYGAFGALLALEARHRTGRGQVVDTALAECAFSFMEPHVMAYDQLGVIAQRAGSQLPGSSPNNLYQAGDGCYIHVAALADPIFRRLCVAMGQPELANEPRYASNMMRSQHSDEVDAVVQCWIGARTYHEIHQVLGDHDIPHAKIYNIDDVFADPHFAARGSIQRRPHERVGMVAVPNVTPRLTETPGEVRELGRDTGADTATVLARMLGLTSEAVSTLQRRGVIYDPALAH from the coding sequence ATGACTCCCAACCAACGTATCCAACCGCTGTCCGGGTACACCGTTATCGAACTTGGCTCGACCGTTGCTGGCCCCTTCTGCGGCAGGCTGCTGGCCGACTTTGGCGCAACCGTCATCAAGGTCGAGGTGGCCGAGGGCGACGCGTTGCGCTCAATGGGCAGCCATAAAGACGGCGTATCGCTGTACGCCCTTTCCATGTTCCGCAACAAGGAGTTGATTTCGGTCGACCTGCGCACTGAAGAGGGGCAATCGCTGTTACGACAGCTGATCAACAAGGCCGACTTCGTGGTCGAAAATTTCCGCCCTGGCACGATGGAACGTTGGGGCCTCGCTTACGAGTCCCTAAGTGCAAGCAACCCTGGTTTGATCATGGTTCGTATCAGTGGCTACGGTCAGGATGGCCCATACAGTCTCCAGCCAGGCTACGGCGTGATCGGTGAAGCCATTAGCGGCCTGCGCTCGATTACTGGCGATCCAGATCGCCCGCCGGCACGAGTTGCCACCTCGCTGTCGGACTACCTCACGGGGCTGTATGGAGCATTTGGCGCGCTGCTGGCGCTGGAAGCCCGCCACCGCACAGGACGCGGCCAAGTGGTGGATACCGCGCTGGCCGAATGCGCATTTAGCTTCATGGAACCGCACGTCATGGCCTACGACCAACTTGGCGTTATCGCCCAGCGGGCGGGTTCACAATTGCCAGGGTCCAGCCCCAACAACCTATATCAAGCCGGCGATGGCTGCTACATCCATGTTGCAGCGCTTGCGGACCCAATCTTCCGACGCCTTTGCGTGGCGATGGGTCAGCCAGAACTGGCCAACGAGCCTCGCTACGCCTCTAACATGATGCGCAGCCAACACAGCGATGAGGTGGATGCTGTCGTGCAATGCTGGATCGGTGCGCGAACCTATCACGAGATTCACCAGGTGCTGGGCGACCACGATATCCCACATGCCAAGATCTACAACATCGATGATGTCTTTGCCGATCCCCACTTCGCCGCACGCGGCAGCATTCAACGCCGGCCGCACGAAAGGGTGGGCATGGTCGCTGTTCCGAACGTAACGCCGCGGCTCACCGAAACCCCTGGCGAAGTGCGGGAACTTGGTCGCGACACCGGCGCCGACACCGCCACAGTCCTTGCCCGCATGCTGGGGCTTACCTCCGAGGCGGTGTCCACTCTGCAGCGGCGCGGCGTCATTTATGACCCGGCCCTGGCCCACTGA
- a CDS encoding biotin/lipoyl-binding carrier protein, translating into MSIKVKSEVVGSVWKCECEIGQTVTEGDVLFIIESMKMEIPVEAMYAGTVSQVLVKEGEPIAEGQVMAVVDPA; encoded by the coding sequence ATGAGCATCAAAGTGAAATCGGAGGTGGTTGGTTCTGTCTGGAAGTGCGAGTGCGAGATTGGACAGACCGTAACCGAAGGCGACGTGCTCTTCATCATCGAATCGATGAAGATGGAGATTCCGGTAGAAGCGATGTACGCCGGTACGGTATCTCAGGTACTGGTCAAAGAAGGCGAGCCAATCGCCGAAGGCCAAGTGATGGCAGTAGTCGATCCGGCGTAA
- a CDS encoding acyl-CoA carboxylase subunit beta, protein MEMNHSIPSEDLLELERRRQLALGLGGPEAIERHHAAGKLTIRERIEALSDKNSFHEVGRLTGQGHYDAAGVLTKVTPAPYVMGLANVDGRPVAIGGEDYTVRGGTSWSGDRKKGGQGGFVEDLALNYKIPLINLIDGVGGSVTSAQRRGHTVFPGVHGFETSAALLGQVPVVSAVLGTAAGGPAGRAIMSHWSVMVNGTSHVFAAGPPVVKRSLGQEISKEDLGGAPIAVALAGSVDNAVETEADCFAMIRRYLSYMPQNVWELPPVTPCDDPTDRRDEELATIVPSARRKAYDMRKIVRMVFDRGSMFEIQPTYGKAVITCLARLNGKVVGVVASNPMAYGGAIDAKAARKQTHFIELCDTFHIPLVFLVDVPGFMVGRDAEAQGTLREGMRSVFVSLQATVPIVTVVIRKCYGMAGMAATDKNGLGLKLAWPTAEWGSLPIEGGVAAAFRREIAASEDPAAKERELEHHLRQLASPFRTAEAFGVEDIIDPRETRQTLCRFIDAAQISLKTTLGPKLRAGVRP, encoded by the coding sequence ATGGAAATGAACCATAGCATTCCCTCCGAGGACCTTCTGGAACTCGAACGGCGCCGCCAACTCGCGTTGGGACTCGGCGGGCCTGAAGCCATCGAACGGCATCATGCGGCCGGCAAGCTGACGATCCGCGAGCGCATCGAGGCACTCTCTGACAAAAACTCGTTCCATGAAGTCGGCCGACTCACCGGCCAAGGCCACTACGACGCGGCCGGTGTGCTGACGAAGGTTACACCAGCGCCGTATGTGATGGGGCTAGCTAACGTGGACGGTCGTCCTGTCGCAATCGGCGGAGAGGACTATACCGTACGCGGCGGCACAAGCTGGAGCGGCGACCGGAAAAAAGGCGGTCAAGGTGGCTTCGTCGAAGATCTTGCCCTGAATTACAAGATTCCGCTGATCAACCTGATTGACGGCGTGGGCGGCAGCGTCACCTCTGCGCAACGGCGAGGCCATACAGTCTTTCCTGGCGTGCATGGCTTTGAAACGTCCGCAGCGCTGCTTGGCCAAGTACCGGTTGTCAGTGCCGTGCTGGGTACGGCAGCAGGAGGGCCAGCCGGAAGGGCTATCATGTCACACTGGTCGGTGATGGTGAATGGCACCAGCCATGTTTTCGCCGCAGGGCCCCCGGTGGTGAAACGTTCGCTTGGCCAGGAAATTTCTAAAGAAGACCTCGGAGGCGCCCCGATTGCAGTGGCTTTGGCTGGATCGGTAGACAATGCCGTTGAAACCGAGGCGGACTGCTTCGCGATGATCCGGCGCTATCTGTCGTACATGCCGCAGAACGTGTGGGAACTGCCGCCAGTGACGCCGTGCGATGATCCGACCGATCGTCGCGACGAGGAACTGGCGACCATCGTGCCATCCGCTAGGCGTAAGGCTTATGACATGCGCAAGATTGTGCGCATGGTATTTGACCGTGGCTCGATGTTCGAAATCCAACCCACATACGGCAAGGCGGTAATCACATGCCTAGCGCGTTTGAATGGCAAGGTTGTGGGCGTGGTAGCGAGCAACCCCATGGCTTACGGTGGGGCCATTGATGCCAAGGCTGCGCGCAAGCAAACGCACTTCATCGAATTGTGTGACACCTTCCATATCCCTTTGGTGTTCCTGGTGGATGTGCCCGGCTTTATGGTCGGTCGCGACGCAGAGGCTCAGGGTACCCTTCGCGAAGGCATGCGCAGCGTGTTCGTCAGTCTGCAGGCTACTGTGCCGATAGTGACGGTAGTCATTCGAAAGTGCTACGGCATGGCAGGCATGGCAGCCACCGATAAAAACGGCTTGGGCCTCAAGCTCGCGTGGCCGACGGCGGAATGGGGCTCGCTGCCGATCGAGGGAGGCGTGGCTGCAGCGTTTCGGCGCGAGATCGCTGCGTCCGAAGATCCTGCGGCAAAGGAACGCGAGCTCGAACATCACCTGCGTCAGCTCGCATCACCCTTCCGTACCGCGGAGGCCTTCGGCGTGGAGGACATCATTGACCCCCGCGAGACTCGCCAGACGCTTTGCCGCTTCATCGACGCTGCTCAGATCTCGCTGAAAACCACGCTGGGCCCGAAACTTAGGGCCGGCGTGCGCCCGTAA
- a CDS encoding acetyl-CoA carboxylase biotin carboxylase subunit, which yields MQTVLIANRGAVAARVQRTLHRMGLRSIVVYSEADRDLPYVAEADQAYCIGPSPAAQSYLNEPALFDAIRRSGADAVHPGYGFLSEDSGFASRVEAAGLTFIGPSPRWIDAMGHKTRARNLMAQHGMPMCRSSGIIGDDAAAIRAAGVEVGYPILVKPAGGGGGIGMIAAHDADELVEAVGRARALAQRSFGNGDVYLEQLFERPRHIEFQILGDRHGNVQHLMERDCSVQRRHQKVIEEACAPGLPPGEADEVADRVARLLGKLGYDVIGTVEMLRGSDGSYSFLEMNTRLQVEHAVTEAITGVDLVEAQIRLAAGEALRDVLPTPVTASGHAIELRIYAEDPVRFFPSPGILQTFRLPSGTGIRIETGYAEGNTVSQYYDPMIAKLVIHASDRHAAIELAEQALSETRIEGVKTNIPLLQRMLDFPAWRAGDLHTSLVQDLFASGEAKK from the coding sequence ATGCAAACGGTACTCATCGCAAACCGCGGCGCGGTGGCTGCTCGCGTACAGCGAACCTTACACAGGATGGGCCTGCGGTCGATCGTGGTTTATTCCGAAGCCGACCGTGACCTGCCTTATGTGGCGGAAGCCGACCAGGCGTATTGCATCGGACCATCACCGGCGGCACAGAGCTATCTGAACGAACCTGCCCTCTTTGACGCAATACGCCGCTCGGGTGCCGATGCGGTGCACCCCGGCTATGGCTTCTTGTCAGAAGACTCAGGATTCGCCAGCCGCGTGGAAGCAGCGGGCCTAACGTTTATTGGCCCCAGCCCGCGCTGGATCGACGCGATGGGACATAAGACCCGCGCGCGCAATTTGATGGCGCAACACGGTATGCCGATGTGCCGCTCCTCTGGCATTATCGGCGACGACGCCGCCGCGATCCGGGCGGCTGGCGTTGAAGTAGGCTATCCGATATTGGTTAAGCCTGCCGGAGGCGGCGGTGGCATTGGCATGATTGCCGCCCACGACGCCGATGAACTCGTGGAAGCCGTCGGCCGCGCAAGAGCGCTTGCACAACGAAGTTTCGGAAATGGCGACGTGTATCTGGAGCAGCTGTTTGAGCGGCCGCGGCATATCGAGTTCCAGATCCTCGGCGATCGGCACGGCAACGTGCAGCATCTGATGGAGCGGGATTGCTCGGTGCAACGACGCCACCAGAAGGTAATCGAAGAAGCCTGCGCGCCTGGACTGCCACCCGGCGAGGCCGACGAAGTCGCAGACCGTGTGGCAAGATTGCTGGGTAAGCTCGGCTACGACGTGATCGGGACCGTGGAGATGCTGCGCGGCTCAGACGGCAGCTACAGTTTTCTGGAAATGAATACCCGCCTGCAGGTTGAGCACGCGGTCACCGAAGCCATTACCGGGGTGGATCTGGTCGAAGCACAAATCCGTCTTGCGGCAGGTGAGGCCCTGCGCGATGTCCTTCCCACGCCGGTGACGGCTTCGGGTCACGCCATCGAGCTGCGAATTTATGCGGAAGACCCCGTCCGCTTCTTCCCCTCGCCGGGCATCCTACAGACTTTCCGCCTGCCATCGGGTACCGGCATCCGAATCGAGACAGGCTATGCGGAGGGAAACACCGTAAGCCAGTACTACGACCCTATGATCGCGAAGCTAGTGATTCACGCGTCAGACAGGCATGCGGCCATCGAGCTTGCAGAGCAGGCACTGTCCGAAACGAGAATTGAGGGCGTAAAGACCAACATTCCGCTCTTGCAGCGCATGCTTGATTTTCCTGCCTGGCGCGCGGGTGATTTGCACACGAGCCTCGTGCAGGACCTTTTCGCCAGCGGCGAGGCGAAGAAATAG
- a CDS encoding GntR family transcriptional regulator, whose translation MNNAETSQVLGSEVRARQRGDGANKALEILRILRARIAKQDLLPGAKVREQDLAEEFDVPRPLVREVFAALAQRGLIERIPNRGAVVTRIDLQQLLHIYDVREVLDGLCVRLATQNVPPESWQDLVDFFNGPMVQYVEESNLDAFIDGYDFFRRRVIEAAANPPLAEMLDSIWDKTQFLIRRIIILPGRPKQGLAEHSAVLNAMRAGDAAAAEALRRKNFQSAKKTLSRYQKYLV comes from the coding sequence ATGAACAATGCCGAAACCTCCCAAGTCCTTGGCTCGGAAGTCCGGGCCCGGCAGCGCGGTGACGGTGCGAACAAAGCGCTTGAGATACTGCGGATACTGCGCGCAAGAATCGCGAAGCAAGATCTTCTGCCTGGCGCCAAGGTGAGGGAGCAGGATCTAGCCGAAGAATTTGACGTGCCGCGCCCGCTGGTGCGAGAGGTTTTTGCGGCTCTCGCGCAGCGTGGTCTCATTGAGCGAATACCAAACCGCGGCGCGGTGGTGACACGGATCGATCTTCAACAATTATTGCACATCTACGACGTGCGTGAGGTGCTCGACGGGCTTTGCGTCAGATTGGCGACTCAAAACGTACCGCCGGAATCGTGGCAAGATCTGGTTGATTTTTTTAACGGTCCGATGGTTCAGTATGTCGAGGAATCGAACCTGGACGCCTTTATTGACGGTTATGATTTCTTTCGCCGGAGAGTTATTGAGGCAGCGGCCAACCCTCCGCTCGCCGAAATGCTAGATAGTATCTGGGACAAGACGCAATTCCTGATCCGACGCATCATCATACTTCCCGGCCGGCCAAAACAAGGCCTTGCCGAGCATTCCGCCGTGCTGAACGCAATGCGGGCAGGCGATGCCGCGGCAGCAGAAGCGTTGCGGCGGAAGAATTTTCAGAGCGCCAAGAAAACCTTGTCTCGTTATCAAAAGTATTTGGTTTAG
- a CDS encoding GntR family transcriptional regulator, whose amino-acid sequence MTATAKASQQKGVAGNQAGKSKATSATAIADELRARIARHDLLPGTKLVEAELAHEFDSTRPRIREALAALEERGLVERIPNRGAIVTRISFEQILQIYCAREALEGMGVRLAAQNAPQGEWDDLIALFGAPMEEALEKGDFDFYMAGYEQFRQRVFKNANNPIIQGMLDTIVERSQAVIQRAIVLPGRARLGLEHHRAVLAALRDRDADKAESIRRQSLREAAEYLSRFRKYVV is encoded by the coding sequence ATGACAGCTACAGCGAAAGCCAGCCAACAGAAAGGCGTCGCCGGCAATCAAGCCGGGAAGTCGAAGGCAACGTCGGCAACAGCGATTGCGGACGAACTACGGGCCCGGATTGCTCGCCATGATCTACTGCCGGGGACGAAGCTTGTGGAAGCTGAACTGGCTCACGAGTTTGATTCGACGCGTCCGCGCATCCGGGAAGCTCTGGCGGCACTGGAAGAGCGTGGGTTGGTGGAGCGAATTCCCAATCGAGGGGCCATCGTCACCCGCATTAGCTTTGAGCAGATCCTGCAAATTTACTGCGCCCGGGAAGCACTTGAAGGCATGGGCGTGCGCTTGGCCGCGCAAAACGCTCCACAGGGGGAGTGGGACGATCTGATAGCCCTGTTCGGGGCTCCAATGGAAGAGGCGCTCGAGAAAGGGGATTTTGATTTCTACATGGCGGGCTATGAGCAGTTCCGCCAACGCGTCTTCAAGAATGCAAATAACCCGATTATCCAAGGCATGCTTGACACGATCGTTGAGCGCTCGCAAGCTGTTATCCAGCGTGCGATCGTTCTGCCGGGCCGGGCGCGTCTGGGGCTGGAGCATCATCGAGCCGTGCTTGCCGCCCTGCGTGATCGCGATGCGGACAAGGCTGAATCGATCCGACGCCAGAGCCTCAGAGAGGCGGCAGAGTATTTAAGCCGCTTTCGCAAGTATGTCGTTTGA